The genomic segment AGCGGCGGTGTGGCATGCGCGGCGGCAGGGATATCGTCGAAACCGATGATCGCGATGTCTTCGGGCACGCGCAAGCCGCGCGCGTGGCAAACGCGCAGCGCGGCGAGCGCGGCGGCGTCGTTATAGGCAAATACAGCGTCGGGGCGCGGGCCGGGTGCATCGAGCAGCCGATGCATCGCGCGCGCCGCGCCGGTGTCGGGGTCGAGGCCTGCGTCGATCGTCAGTTCCAGCGACGGGTCGAACAGCAGCCCCGCTTCGAAAAACGCCTTGCGGTAGCCGAGCGCGCGCTGCGCGATGCTGAAGTGCGCGAGCGACCCGCCGATAAACGCAATGCGCTTGCGTCCCTGTTCGAACAGGTGCCGCATGGCCAGCATCGCACCCGCGACATTGTCGAGATTCACCGAGCGCAGGCCGGGCGCCCACAGGTCGATCAGCACCAGCGGGCGCTGCATGGCGACCAGCGTGGTCAGCGTTTCCGGTTCGACGAACCCGGCGATGGCGACCGCGTCCGGCGCGTGCAGGCGCATCTGCTGGATCACGTCTTCGGTCGGGCCAGCGGTCAGCACCGACGGCACGATGCCGCGCTCGCGGCAGGCGTCTTCCACGCCGTGCAGCACGTGCGAAAAGAACGGGCTGGCCGCGAAGTTATTGTGCTGACGATGCAGCAGGAAGGTCAGTCGACGGATGCGCGGGCGCAATTGCGCCGCGTCGTAGCCAAGTTGGCGCGCGGTTTCGACGACGCGCTCGCGGGTGGCTTCGGAGAGCCCGGGCTGATTCTTCAAGGCCCGGGAGACGGTGCCGATCGACACGCTGGCCGCTCGGGCGACATCGCGGATGGTTGTGGCCATCGAATGAAGCGGCACGCCAAGGTGCGGCCGCGGGGTGTTGGGGTTCGGGCGATTGTATAGTAAAACGCTGCTAAAACTGCCCGCCCAAGGTGCCGAAGACACCCGGAAATACCCGTAGATGTTGACGCTGGCTCGGAATATGCTGTTTAGTAAAACAAGCTAAACACGTTGCTCGCGTGACCGAAGCCTGGCCTCGATCCTGGCCTTGCTCAATCAGGCATCCAGCGGCGCAGCTTCACGCTGTCCCTTCAACAACACCGCGCTTTCGTCGGCGTCGATCAGCACTAAACCGCTGCTCTCGTGTTTGGCGCGCCGCTTCGCCACCGCGGCGATCGACGCGATCTGTTCGCTGTTGTATGGCGTGACGTCGCTTGCCGGTTCGACGCGCACACAGCCAATCGCCATCGTCACAAAGCCGAAGAAGGTCGGATTGCCGCGCCGGTCTTCTCCGTGGATGCCGCCGGCAAGCCGGTCCGCCGGCGCGTAAAAGCGCTGCGCGCCTTCGTTGAACAGATGGATCGCGCGCAACACGCGCTCGCGCCAGTCGTCGCTCTGGAACAGGATCAGGAAGTCGTCGCCGCCTACGTGTCCGAGGAAGTCGCGGGTCGGCTCGCACACGTCGGCGAGCACGGCGGCGGCGAGTTTCAGCACTTCGTCGCCTTGCCAGTAGCCGTATTGGTCGTTGAACGGCTTGAAGTGGTTCAGATCCACGTAGCACGCATGGAAACCGGCCTGGTTGTCCAGTAGCCGCGCAATGTGCGAACTGATCGGGATATTGCCCGGCAGAAAGGTCAGCGGATTCGCGTAGCGCGCCGCTTCGAGACGGACTTCGGTGACCGCGCGCACCAGGCTTTCGCCCGTGCCGAGGCCCGCGTATTTGCCGTTCTCGGTAATCACGAAGCCGTCCGCGAGATAGCGCTGATCGTCGCTGGCGAGAAGCCGCGCCATCTGCTCGACCGTCATCGATTTCTCGATCAGGACCGGCGACGCATTCGCAAACTGCATGCACGGCTTCTTGCCGAACAGCTCGCGGTGATACGGCAGCGCATAGCGGTCCATGAAACTGCGCCGGTTGATCAGCGCGACCGGTTCGTCGCTTTCGATCACCGCCACCGCGTGCAGTTCGGGCAGGCGATTGAACAGGTCGAGCACGTTGTTATTGGTCGCGTGACGCGGCAGCGCGGGCGCGTGGACCAGCATCCTCTCCGACGCCATGCCGCCCGACGGCGACGCGCTGCTGACCGCGCGCGTGGTCTCCGGGAACACGGCGATGTGCCCGGCGCGCATCGCGTCGCGGGCCGCTTCGCTCACCTTGAGCGCAGGTTGCGCGTGCGGACGGCCGAAGAAAAAGCCTTGCCCGTAGCCGATCCCCATGTCGCGCACCACGATCAGATCCGCTTCGTTCTCGATGCCCTCGGCCACCAGCTGCGCGCCGCTCGCTTTCGCGAAGTGCTGCATCGCGCGGACGGCCTCGAACTTGAGCGGATCGCTGGCGATGTCGTGAATGAAGAAGCGGTCGATTTTCACGACGTCCGGTTGCAGCCGTACCCACAGATTCATGCTGGCGTTCGCGGTGCCGTAGTCGTCGAGCGCGAATTGCGCGCCGGTATCGCGCAACGCCGCGACGACCGGCGCGAAGTCGGCCATGTCGGGAATCGCACTTTGCTCGGTCAACTCGATCACGATCCGCTGCGGATCGATGCCGCAATCGCGCAGCAGCGCCAGAGTGTCTTCGCGTGCGGCGGCCAGCTGGCGGATCGCGCCCGCGCTGAAATTGAGGAACAGCTTGCCGGCGGTATCGAGTTTCGCGAACGTTTCGATACAGGTGCGCGCGGCAGCGCGCTCCAGTTCGATCGCGCAACCTTCGGCCAGCGCCTGCGAAAACAGCGCGAACGGCGCTTCGAGCGGTGTGCCCGCCGGGCCGCGAATCAAGCCTTCGTAGCCGAGGATCGCCCCGTCTTCGAACTCCACGATCGGCTGGAACACGGCGGACAGCTCACGCCGGGCGATCAACTCCTCGATGCGCGGCGCAGCGGATCGGGAGGGCGAACGAGGTTGCATGGCAGGAGGGCGTAGCGATCGATCTACGGCTTATCGGCGATTCCAGTTTCGAAGTTAAGTGAATTTTTAATGAAATTAAGCACTGTTGTGGTGCTTCGGAGCATTTCTGAGATGCGGTCGGCGGCCGATTGAGAAACGTCTTATGCCATCAGGCTGAGGCGACAGCGCGGGCGTTTGGGCGTGAAATAACAAAAAAGCCGCACGAGGCGGCTTTCTTCACATGACGCTCAGGGAGGGCGCTTATGAACGTTCTGTTTGCATTGCGCGCGTATTTACCGACGCGCGACGGCGGCAGCAGCCCGCTCGCGCGAGGCGGGGTGAGTCTCGCCGCTGATATCGCGCGCGCCCCAGCGCTGCGCGAGCGCGGCGCACACCATCAGCTGGATCTGGTGGAACAGCATCAGCGGCAACACGACGGCGCCCACCGCGTGCGAGGCGAAGATGACCTTGGCCATCGGCACGCCGGCCGCGAGGCTCTTCTTCGAGCCGCAGAAAATGATGGTGATCTGATCGGCGCGGTTGAAGCCGAGCCGCTTGCTGACGAAGATCGTCAGGCCCAGCGCCAGCGCGAGCAGCACGGCGCACACCACCAGCAGACCGCCGAGCGCGGACAGCGGAATCTGATGCCACAAGCCTTCGTTCACCGCCTCGCTGAACGCGCCGTACACCACCAGCAGGATCGAACCCTGGTCGACGAACTTCAGCACGCCGCGATTGCGCTCGATCCACTTGCCGATGAGCGGACGCAGCAGTTGACCGGCTACGAACGGCACCAGCAGTTGCAGCACGATGTTGCCCACCGTATGCCACGGCGAAGCGCCGCCGCCGGCAGCCTGATTGGTAACGACGACGCTGACGAGCGCGGGAGTGATGAAGATGCCGAGCAGGCTGGACGCGGACGCGCTACATACCGCCGCCGGCACGTTGCCTTTGGCGATGGAAGTAAACGCGATAGACGACTGGACAGTCGACGGCAGCGTGCAGAGGAAGAGGACCCCCGCATAGAGCGCCGGCGTGACAAGTGGCGAAAGGATCGGTTTAAGCGCGAAGCCGAGCAGCGGAAAGAGCGCGAACGTGCTGAGAAGTACGACCAGATGGAGCCGCCAGTGCGTCGCGCCCGCAACGATCGCTTCGCGTGAGAGCTTGGCACCGTGCAGAAAGAACAGCAGGCCGACCGCCACGTTCGTCACCCAGTTGAAGCCGATGGCGGCCTGCCCGTGAACCGGCAGCAGGCTGGCGAGGATCACGGTGCCAACCAGGCACAGCGTGAAGTTATCGGGAAGCAGTTTCGGGCGAGCCATGTCGGAATCTCGATTCGGTGATGCGCACTGGCGCGGAAGGGGCGCGTAACAGCGCCACCTTAGGCTATGGGAAACGGCTATTGTTGTTGAAAATCGATTGAAAAAGCAAATTCATTTGCCGAATCGATTAATGAATGTTGTGCATTAAGAATGTCGTGTTAGCAGGACTTGATGGAATGCTTCGGGCCGTCTTTCAGTATTGGTCAGGGTGTCGGATTGGTCCATCCTGTTTTGACAATCGGAAGCAAAAGTGGTGGCTGGAAGAAGCGCCGATTCGTCATACGCGAGAGCGTTTCGCAGGGTGCCGAAAAGCCCTGCCGCCAAGCTGTTCCGATGCGTTCGCGCAAGTGCTGTGTCGCACAAAAACGTCGCAGTAACAAGGTGTTACATCCAGGGAGGAGGCCTAACACTTTTTGGCTCGACACCCTCCGCCGACGCCCATAAATTACGGTTCAAAGGCCGTCGGGATACCACGCACCGCGAATCGAACGCGTTGTTCGTAGCGTCCCAGAACAAGTCCGTTGCAGCTCGAACGGCGGACTTCAGGCAAGTCTTCGGGCGTGAGAGTCACCAAGGTGGACGGGTTGTCGAGAACGAAGCACTGGGCGCTGGGCGCGGTTATTGCCGTGTTGTGCTCGTTCGTCCATGCAAAAGGACCGGGCGTGCCGCACGGCGGCGGTGGTTTTTCCGGTATGCATTCGGGTGCTTCCCCGGGTGCTTCCTATTCGCATGCGCCGGATCGCTCCATGCGTGCGGACATGCGCGGCGGCGGTAACGTCCGTTACTCGGGTGCGCCTGCAGCAAGATCAGGCCGATATCAGGCGGCTGATCGCAATGCACGAGCATCGCGTGGCGCCGCAAACTATGCCAGCGACAGGTATGCCGACGGTTTTCACGGTGCCAATGGTTTTGGTGTCTATAGTCCCAGCGTGCGCGGCCTCACCACACCGTCCCATTATCCCGATGACGGCCGTGGCCGCATGCAGTACGCCGGCGCAATTACGCAGGTTAGCGCCGAGTCCCGCTCGGTGCCGCGACCGCCTCCCAATGCGCCCATGCGCTCCGGTTCGATTCGCGCCGACGTCGCCCGCTATAACGAAGAGCGTGGTGCTTCACGTGTGATGCAGCGTCAGAGTGACGATCCGCGTCAGCCGGAAGGGTCGCCGTACCGTAACTAGTAGTTCAAGCGGGTTCTCCGCAGACCTGTATTTAACTTCATCAATTCAGATAGCTGACCGGTACGATTACTGCGCGATAATTTCGCGCGTCCTGTTTCCTGTTCGCCGCCTCTGCTGCAAAAATTCAAGCTGCAATCCTCGCTCGATCGGCTCGTTTTTGCCGCGTCGCTCAGCTTTCCGCGCTCGTCCGCTTTAATCCGCCACTAATCCCGCCGCTCAATGTGACGTTTCGACGCCACACTTTTTTGAAAACGCTCGGCAGTCATACCCTTCCCGTCGTCAAATCTCACCCGTTCTGCGGCAGTGCGTCATTCGTATGTCATCAGATGTCTGAAAGCGCCGCGTAGCTTGGCCTCCAGGCCATTTTGCGCGATGCAGCGAATTCGATCGCGACGCCGTGCGGATGACGAAGACTGCAGCTGTAGCAGGTCGATAAGCGACAAAACTAATCAGACCGATATACCCGCAATAACCAACGATATTTTTGTCCATAAAAATGGTCCGCAAAGATGGTCCCGCCCAGCTTGGTTCGACGATCGAACGGACAACAACAAAAGTTCACGCGAGCTCCCTTTCGCACAGCCACACCTTTTTTGACAAAGACAGGAGAACCCATGAAAACAAGCAACAGCAGTGCGCTGAAGACCATCCTCAAGGCAACCGCGTGTGCCGCTCTGCTGGCCAGTGCATCGTCTGCTTTTGCGCAATCGAGCGTGCAGCTTTACGGTCAGGTCGACGAATGGGTCGGCTCGCAAAAATTCCCCGGCGGAAAAAGCGCAGCAGTGGTGTCCGGCGGCGGTATGTCGACGTCGTACTGGGGCTTGAAGGGTTCTGAAGATCTGGGTAACGGCTACAAGGCGATTTTCGCGCTGGAAGGCTTCTTCCTCGCGCAGAACGGCCAGTACGGCCGCTTCACCGGCGACACGATGTTTTCGCGTAACGCGTACGTGGGCATCGAATCGCCGTACGGTACGATCACCGCCGGCCGTCTGACGACGCCGCTGTTCGTGTCGACGATTCTGTTCAACCCGTTCGTCGACTCGTATGTGTTCTCGCCGATGATTTACCACACGTACCTCGGCCTCGGCACGTTCCCGACGTACTCGACGGACCAGGGCGTGACCGGCGACTCGGGCTGGAGCAACGCGGTGCAGTACTCGTCGCCGAACTTCAACGGTTTGAGCGCGACGGCAATGTACGCACTTGGCAACACGACCGAAAACGGCGCGAAGAAGTGGAGCGGCCAGGTGCTGTACTTCCACGGCCCGTTTGCGGCGACGGCGGTGTACCAGTACGTGAACTTCAACAACACGCCGGGCGACCTGGGCAGCTTCGACACGTCGGGCGTGCCGGGCCTGAAGAGCCAGAGCGTCGGCCAAGTCGGTGTCTCGTACGACCTGAAGTTCGTCAAGCTCTACGGTCAGTACATGTACACGTACAACGACCAGCAGGTCACGAGCTGGCACGTGAACACGGGACAAGGCGGCGTGACGGTGCCGTTCGGCCCGGGCTCGATCATGGCGTCGTACGCGTATTCGCGTAACGGCGGCGGTTCGAACCAGACGCGTCAGACGGCGGCAGCGGGTTACGACTACCCGCTCTCGAAGCGCACGGACGTCTACGCGGCTTATCTGTACGACCACATCACCGGCCAGTCGAGCGGCAATACGTACGGCGTCGGTCTGCGCGCGAAATTCTAAACGCGTCGATCCTGCCAGGTGGCGTCTGCTTGCAGACGCCACCTGGCGGTTGGTCAATCAGCACAATTAGCATCCTCCTTTCAAAAGCCCGCCTTCTTCCGAAGGCGGGCTTTTGCGCTTCTGGAACTGACCCAGTGCGAGGTTTGCCGACCATCTTTTGATAAACGCGGCAAAATGTCGTCGATTAATTCCTGAAGCGAGCGATTGAGATGGATACCCTCGTCAGCATGAAAGTGTTCCGCCATGTGGTCGAAGTCGGCAGTTTTGTCGGCGCGGCCGAGCGGATGGAGATGTCGGCGGCGATGGCGAGCAAGCACGTGATGCATCTCGAACAGCAACTCGGCGCGCGTCTGCTGAACCGCACCACGCGGCGCGTCGCTCCGACCGAGGCGGGGCGCGAATACTACGAGCGGCTGAGCCAGGCGCTCACCGAGCTCGACGAAGCGGGTCAGGTGGTCGGCGCGGCGAGCGTCGTGCCGCAGGGGCGCTTACGGGTGTCGTCGCTGTCGGCGTTCGGCTTGAGCTATGTGATGGCGGCGGTCGGCGACTACGCCGCGCAATATCCGCAAGTCACCGTCGATATGACCTTGTCCGACCGCGTGGTCGAACTGATCGACGAGGGTTTTGATGTCGCGATCCGGGCTTCGCCGAGCGGGCTGAAGTCGTCGTCGCTGATCGCGCGGCAGATCGCGACGGCGCATCTCGTGCTGTGCGCGTCGCCCGCGTATTTGCGACGGCACGGCACGCCGAAGAGCGTCGCCGATCTCGCGCGCCACAACTATTTGCAGTACGCAGGCGTGTCGGTGCCTGAAATCGCGACCGGCGAGACCTCGCCGCGTGTGCGTCTGTCGGGCAATCTGATCGTCAATCATCTGGAGGCGCAGCGCGTGCTCGTGCTGCAGGGCGCGGGTATCGCGATGCTCGGCACCGAGGTGATCGGCCCGGATCTGGCCGAGGGTCGCCTCGTGCCGCTGCTGGTGGACGAAGTGCCGCCACGCGAGCTGCCGATTCACGTGGTGTATGCAAGCCGGCGGCATTTGTCGGCGAAGGTGCGTTCGTTCGTCGACTTTCTCGCTGAGCGGTTCACGAACGAGTCGCTGTGGCCGTCGCTTGAGCAGATCAGGGAGTTGGCGGTGGGGTAGCGGGGTGTTGCGGGCGGCTTGTATTCGACGCCTCGCAGCCAGTCATTGCTGGCGGGTGCAACTGGCGAAGGACTTAGCCTGTCGCCGAGCGTCTGCGGGAATTTTTTAAGCCGAGGTTCGACCTGATCTTAATGAACCCCGGCATCTCACCCAACCAACAACCCCATCAGGTGAGCACTCAGTCATCGCCCCTTAGCGCGCAATTCCCAGCCGCGCCTTCGCGTCGTCATATTCCTTCTTCAGACGCTGCACCAGTTCACCCACGCTCGGCACGTCGTCCATCAGACCGACGCCCTGGCCTGCGCCCCAGATGTCTTTCCACGCCTTCGCCTTGTCGCTGGCGAAGTTCATCGCACTCTTGTCCGACTCCGGCAGCGCGTCCGGGTCCAGCCCCGCGTTCACGATGCTTTCGCGGATGTAGTTGCCGTGCACGCCGGTGAACAGGTTCGTGTAGATGATGTCCGACGCGTTGGAATTGACGATCGCCTGCTTGTAGCTCTCGACCGCGTGCGCTTCCTGGGTCGCGATAAAACGCGTGCCCATGTAGGCGAGGTCCGCGCCCATTGCCTGCGCGGCGAGAATCGAGCCGCCGTTGGCGATCGAGCCGGACAACACGATCGGGCCGTCGAACATGCGCCGCACTTCGCCGACCAGCGCGAACGGCGAGGTCGTGCCCGCGTGGCCGCCCGCGCCGGACGCCACCAGGATCAGACCGTCGACGCCCGCTTCGAGCGCCTTCTGCGCGTGGCGCAGGTTGATCACGTCGTGCAGCACGATGCCGCCGTAGCTGTGCACCGCGTCGACGATTTCACGCGCGGGCGCGCGCAGGCTCGTGATGAAAATCGGCACCTTGTGTTCGACGCACACGCGCACGTCGTGCTCGAGCCGAGTATTCGACTGATGGACGATCTGGTTGACCGCAATCGGCCCGATGATCGCGTCGGGATGGGCGGCCTTGTGTTCGGCGAGTTGTGCCTGGATCTGCGTGAGCCATTCGTCGAGCAGTTCTGCGGGGCGCGCGTTCAGCGCCGGGAACGAACCGACGATCCCGGCCTTACATTGGGCCAACACGAGTTCGGGATAGCTGACGATGAACATCGGCGAAGCGACGACCGGCAACGCTAGGTTTTGCAGAACGGCGGGCAATGCCATAGTGCGAGTCTCCTGATTTGGACGAACCGGCGCGACGTTGAGCGCCCGGCGTTTGATGAGTTTAGCGGCACATGGAACGGCGCATATGGCGGCGCAGCCAGCGTGCAGTTCGCCGCGACTGACCGGCGTTCACACTGCCTTCACGACCACGCTTCCAGATGCAAAACCATGTCCGTCCGAAAATTTAAGAACGGTCGTTCGATTATAGGCGAAGCGTGACGCGTGCGCCGTGCGGCATCGTTTGGAACAGTTGGAAGGAGAGTTCAGTTTCTACGTTTGCGTGGGTTACCCCACTGGTGCGGACAGATTGCGCTTTTACAATGCTCGAACTCCCAAACGACAAGAGAGACGCCATGGCCTTCGAGAATTTCACGCCCTTTCGCGTCGCCGTGGGCGATGTCGACATTTTCGGAGTGAAGGGAGGCGCGGGGCCGCCATTGCTGCTGCTGCACGGTCATCCGCAGTCGCATCTGATCTGGCAGCGCTGCGCCGCTCGGCTGGCTGCGCACTTCACCGTGATCGCGACCGATCTGCGCGGTTACGGCGCGTCGGGCAAACCGGCCAGCGACGCCACGCACATGCCGTATTCCAAGCGCACGATGGCCGCCGATCAGGTCGCGGTGATGCGCCATTTCGGCTTCGATAAATTCCTCGTGTGCGCGCACGATCGCGGTGCGCGCGTCGCTCACCGGATGGCGCTCGATCATGCCGACGCCGTCGAGCGTCTGATGCTGCTCGACATCGCACCGACGCTGGCGATGTACGAAGCCACCGACCGCACGTTCGCGACGCACTATTTCCACTGGTTCTTCCTGATTCAACCCGAGCCGCTGCCCGAAACACTGATCGGCGCAAACCCGGCCGCTTACGTCGATGCGGTGATGGGCGGCCGTCACGCGGGACTCGCGCCGTTCGAACCCGCGTCACTCGACGCCTATCGCGCCGCGCTCGCGCAACCCGGCGCGGTGCATGCGATGTGCGAAGACTATCGCGCGTCGGCGAGCATCGATCTCGAGCACGACCGTGCCGATATCGAACGCGGTAACAAGATTGGTTGTCCGCTGCGCGTGCTGTGGGGCGATAAAGGCGTGATCGAAAAGTGCTTCGATGCGCTTGCCGAATGGCGTCGTGTGGCGCGCGACGTCAGTGGGCGTTCGCTGTCATGCGGGCATTACATACCCGAAGAGGCGTCGGACGAACTGGTTGCGGAGATGCTGTCTTTCTTCGAAGCAGTCGAGCAGTAAGTACCGAACGATGATACGGATTACGGAATAAATAAAAGGAGATCATTGTTCATATGA from the Paraburkholderia fungorum genome contains:
- a CDS encoding EAL domain-containing protein, yielding MQPRSPSRSAAPRIEELIARRELSAVFQPIVEFEDGAILGYEGLIRGPAGTPLEAPFALFSQALAEGCAIELERAAARTCIETFAKLDTAGKLFLNFSAGAIRQLAAAREDTLALLRDCGIDPQRIVIELTEQSAIPDMADFAPVVAALRDTGAQFALDDYGTANASMNLWVRLQPDVVKIDRFFIHDIASDPLKFEAVRAMQHFAKASGAQLVAEGIENEADLIVVRDMGIGYGQGFFFGRPHAQPALKVSEAARDAMRAGHIAVFPETTRAVSSASPSGGMASERMLVHAPALPRHATNNNVLDLFNRLPELHAVAVIESDEPVALINRRSFMDRYALPYHRELFGKKPCMQFANASPVLIEKSMTVEQMARLLASDDQRYLADGFVITENGKYAGLGTGESLVRAVTEVRLEAARYANPLTFLPGNIPISSHIARLLDNQAGFHACYVDLNHFKPFNDQYGYWQGDEVLKLAAAVLADVCEPTRDFLGHVGGDDFLILFQSDDWRERVLRAIHLFNEGAQRFYAPADRLAGGIHGEDRRGNPTFFGFVTMAIGCVRVEPASDVTPYNSEQIASIAAVAKRRAKHESSGLVLIDADESAVLLKGQREAAPLDA
- a CDS encoding bile acid:sodium symporter family protein; this encodes MARPKLLPDNFTLCLVGTVILASLLPVHGQAAIGFNWVTNVAVGLLFFLHGAKLSREAIVAGATHWRLHLVVLLSTFALFPLLGFALKPILSPLVTPALYAGVLFLCTLPSTVQSSIAFTSIAKGNVPAAVCSASASSLLGIFITPALVSVVVTNQAAGGGASPWHTVGNIVLQLLVPFVAGQLLRPLIGKWIERNRGVLKFVDQGSILLVVYGAFSEAVNEGLWHQIPLSALGGLLVVCAVLLALALGLTIFVSKRLGFNRADQITIIFCGSKKSLAAGVPMAKVIFASHAVGAVVLPLMLFHQIQLMVCAALAQRWGARDISGETHPASRERAAAAVARR
- a CDS encoding LacI family DNA-binding transcriptional regulator; translation: MATTIRDVARAASVSIGTVSRALKNQPGLSEATRERVVETARQLGYDAAQLRPRIRRLTFLLHRQHNNFAASPFFSHVLHGVEDACRERGIVPSVLTAGPTEDVIQQMRLHAPDAVAIAGFVEPETLTTLVAMQRPLVLIDLWAPGLRSVNLDNVAGAMLAMRHLFEQGRKRIAFIGGSLAHFSIAQRALGYRKAFFEAGLLFDPSLELTIDAGLDPDTGAARAMHRLLDAPGPRPDAVFAYNDAAALAALRVCHARGLRVPEDIAIIGFDDIPAAAHATPPLSTLSVDKEALGRRGVELLLEEAPAELEVRLPVQLIARASTLVKTP
- a CDS encoding NAD(P)H-dependent flavin oxidoreductase, producing the protein MALPAVLQNLALPVVASPMFIVSYPELVLAQCKAGIVGSFPALNARPAELLDEWLTQIQAQLAEHKAAHPDAIIGPIAVNQIVHQSNTRLEHDVRVCVEHKVPIFITSLRAPAREIVDAVHSYGGIVLHDVINLRHAQKALEAGVDGLILVASGAGGHAGTTSPFALVGEVRRMFDGPIVLSGSIANGGSILAAQAMGADLAYMGTRFIATQEAHAVESYKQAIVNSNASDIIYTNLFTGVHGNYIRESIVNAGLDPDALPESDKSAMNFASDKAKAWKDIWGAGQGVGLMDDVPSVGELVQRLKKEYDDAKARLGIAR
- a CDS encoding porin, producing MKTSNSSALKTILKATACAALLASASSAFAQSSVQLYGQVDEWVGSQKFPGGKSAAVVSGGGMSTSYWGLKGSEDLGNGYKAIFALEGFFLAQNGQYGRFTGDTMFSRNAYVGIESPYGTITAGRLTTPLFVSTILFNPFVDSYVFSPMIYHTYLGLGTFPTYSTDQGVTGDSGWSNAVQYSSPNFNGLSATAMYALGNTTENGAKKWSGQVLYFHGPFAATAVYQYVNFNNTPGDLGSFDTSGVPGLKSQSVGQVGVSYDLKFVKLYGQYMYTYNDQQVTSWHVNTGQGGVTVPFGPGSIMASYAYSRNGGGSNQTRQTAAAGYDYPLSKRTDVYAAYLYDHITGQSSGNTYGVGLRAKF
- a CDS encoding alpha/beta fold hydrolase: MAFENFTPFRVAVGDVDIFGVKGGAGPPLLLLHGHPQSHLIWQRCAARLAAHFTVIATDLRGYGASGKPASDATHMPYSKRTMAADQVAVMRHFGFDKFLVCAHDRGARVAHRMALDHADAVERLMLLDIAPTLAMYEATDRTFATHYFHWFFLIQPEPLPETLIGANPAAYVDAVMGGRHAGLAPFEPASLDAYRAALAQPGAVHAMCEDYRASASIDLEHDRADIERGNKIGCPLRVLWGDKGVIEKCFDALAEWRRVARDVSGRSLSCGHYIPEEASDELVAEMLSFFEAVEQ
- a CDS encoding LysR family transcriptional regulator, with translation MDTLVSMKVFRHVVEVGSFVGAAERMEMSAAMASKHVMHLEQQLGARLLNRTTRRVAPTEAGREYYERLSQALTELDEAGQVVGAASVVPQGRLRVSSLSAFGLSYVMAAVGDYAAQYPQVTVDMTLSDRVVELIDEGFDVAIRASPSGLKSSSLIARQIATAHLVLCASPAYLRRHGTPKSVADLARHNYLQYAGVSVPEIATGETSPRVRLSGNLIVNHLEAQRVLVLQGAGIAMLGTEVIGPDLAEGRLVPLLVDEVPPRELPIHVVYASRRHLSAKVRSFVDFLAERFTNESLWPSLEQIRELAVG